The following proteins come from a genomic window of Microtus ochrogaster isolate Prairie Vole_2 chromosome 7, MicOch1.0, whole genome shotgun sequence:
- the Mfap4 gene encoding microfibril-associated glycoprotein 4 isoform X1 codes for MKALPALPLLLLLLSTPPCAPQASGIRGDALEKACLPQPLDCDDIYAQGYQADGVYLIYPSGPSVPVPVFCDMTTEGGKWTVFQKRFNGSVSFFRGWNDYKLGFGRADGEYWLGKVGPRGRGCPSAKSLLTSLSPPLGLQNLHLLTLKQKYELRVDLEDFENNTAYAKYIDFSISPNAVSAEEDGYSLYVAGFEDGGAGDSLSYHSGQKFSTFDRDQDLFVQNCAALSSGAFWFRSCHFANLNGFYLGGSHLSYANGINWAQWKGFYYSLKRTEMKIRRA; via the exons ATGAAG gctctcccagctctgcctctgctgctgctgctgctctctaCACCTCCCTGTGCCCCCCAGGCCTCCGGGATCCGGGGAGATG CTCTGGAGAAGGCCTGCCTTCCGCAGCCCCTGGACTGTGATGATATCTACGCTCAGGGCTACCAGGCAGATGGCGTGTACCTCATCTACCCCTCTGGCCCCAGTGTGCCAGTGCCTGTCTTTTGTGACATGACAACTGAGGGTGGCAAGTGGACG GTTTTCCAGAAAAGATTCAACGGCTCAGTGAGTTTCTTCCGGGGTTGGAACGACTACAAGCTGGGCTTTGGCCGTGCTGACGGGGAGTACTGGCTGGGTAAGGTGGGGCCACGGGGTAGGGGCTGCCCCTCAGCCAAGTCTTTGCTgaccagcctctcccctcccctaggGCTGCAGAACCTGCACCTCCTGACACTGAAGCAGAAGTATGAGCTGAGGGTGGACTTGGAAGATTTTGAGAACAACACAGCCTATGCCAAGTATATTGACTTCTCCATCTCCCCCAACGCAGTCAGCGCTGAGGAGGATGGCTATTCCCTCTATGTGGCTGGCTTTGAGGATGGCGGGGCAG GCGACTCCCTGTCCTACCACAGTGGCCAGAAGTTCTCCACCTTCGACCGAGACCAGGACCTCTTCGTGCAGAACTGTGCAGCCCTCTCCTCAGGGGCCTTCTGGTTCAGAAGCTGCCATTTTGCCAATCTCAATGGCTTCTACCTGGGTGGCTCCCACCTCTCTTATGCCAACGGCATCAACTGGGCCCAGTGGAAAGGCTTCTACTACTCCCTCAAGCGCACTGAGATGAAAATTCGTCGGGCCTGA
- the Mapk7 gene encoding mitogen-activated protein kinase 7 gives MAEPLKEEDGEDGSGEPPGRVKAEPVHSTASVVAKNLALLKARSFDVTFDVGDEYEIIETIGNGAYGVVSSARRRLTGQQVAIKKIPNAFDVVTNAKRTLRELKILKHFKHDNIIAIKDILRPTVPYGEFKSVYVVLDLMESDLHQIIHSSQPLTLEHVRYFLYQLLRGLKYMHSAQVIHRDLKPSNLLVNENCELKIGDFGMARGLCTSPAEHQYFMTEYVATRWYRAPELMLSLHEYTQAIDLWSVGCIFGEMLARRQLFPGKNYVHQLQLIMMVLGTPSPAVIQAVGAERVRAYIQSLPPRQPVPWETVYPGADRQALSLLGRMLRFEPSARISAAAALRHPFLAKYHDPDDEPDCAPPFDFAFDREALTRERIKEAIVAEIEDFHARREGIRQQIRFQPSLQPVASEPVCPDVEMPSPWAPSGDCAMESPPPAPPPCSGPAPDTVDLTLQPAPPASELAPPKREGAISDNTKAALKAALLKSLRSRLRDGPSAPLEAPEPRKPVTAQERQREREEKRRRRQERAKEREKRRQERERKERGAGVLGGPSTDPLAGLVLSDNDRSLLERWTRMARPPAPAPAPAPAPAPAPSPAKSASPPTGPVSQSTGPLQPAGSIPGPASQPVCPPPGHAPQPCGPPGPVPAPLQTAPSTSLLASQSLVPTGGLPGSNAPEVLPYFPSGPPPPDPGGAPQPSTSESPDVNLVTQQLSKSQVEDPLPPVFSGTPKGSGAGYGVGFDLEEFLNQSFDMGVADGPQDGQADSASLSASLLADWLEGHGMNPADIESLQREIQMDSPMLLADLPDLQEP, from the exons ATGGCTGAACCGCTCAAAGAAGAGGATGGCGAAGACGGCTCTGGGGAGCCCCCTGGGCGGGTGAAGGCAGAGCCCGTCCACTCCACGGCCTCTGTCGTGGCCAAGAACCTGGCCCTGCTCAAAGCCCGCTCCTTCGACGTGACCTTTGACGTGGGGGATGAGTACGAGATCATCGAGACTATAGGCAATGGGGCCTATGGGGTGGTGTCCTCGGCGCGCCGCCGCCTCACGG GCCAGCAGGTGGCCATCAAGAAGATACCCAATGCTTTTGATGTGGTGACCAATGCCAAACGGACCCTCAGGGAACTGAAGATCCTCAAACACTTCAAGCACGACAATATCATCGCCATCAAGGACATCCTGAGGCCAACTGTGCCCTATGGAGAGTTCAAATCTGT CTATGTGGTACTGGACCTCATGGAGAGCGACCTTCACCAGATTATCCACTCCTCACAGCCACTCACACTGGAGCACGTGCGCTACTTCTTGTATCAGCTGCTTCGGGGCCTCAAGTACATGCACTCTGCCCAAGTCATCCACCGTGACCTTAAACCCTCCAATCTTCTGGTGAATGAGAACTGCGAGCTCAAGATTGGTGACTTTGGAATGGCCCGTGGCCTATGTACCTCCCCTGCCGAACACCAGTACTTCATGACCGAGTATGTGGCCACTCGCTGGTACCGTGCCCCTGAACTCATGCTTTCCCTGCATGAGTACACACAGGCTATTGACCTCTGGTCTGTGGGCTGCATCTTTGGGGAGATGCTGGCTCGGCGACAGCTCTTCCCGGGCAAAAACTATGTGCACCAGTTACAGCTGATCATGATGGTGTTGGGAACCCCATCGCCAGCTGTGATTCAGGCTGTGGGGGCTGAAAGGGTGCGGGCCTATATCCAGAGCCTGCCACCACGGCAGCCTGTGCCCTGGGAGACGGTATACCCAGGTGCTGACCGCCAGGCCCTCTCATTGCTGGGCCGCATGTTGCGATTTGAACCCAGTGCCCGGATCTCAGCTGCTGCTGCCCTTCGTCACCCCTTCCTGGCTAAGTACCATGACCCTGATGATGAGCCTGATTGTGCTCCACCTTTTGACTTTGCTTTTGACCGTGAAGCCCTTACCAGGGAGCGCATTAAGGAGGCCATTGTGGCTGAGATTGAGGACTTCCATGCCCGACGGGAGGGCATCCGCCAACAAATCCGTTTCCAGCCTTCTCTGCAGCCTGTGGCTAGTGAGCCTGTGTGTCCAGATGTTGAGATGCCCAGTCCCTGGGCTCCCAGTGGAGACTGTGCCATGGAGTCACCTCCTCCGGCACCACCACCATGCTCTGGCCCTGCGCCTGACACTGTTGATCTGACTCTGCAGCCTGCACCCCCAGCCAGTGAGCTTGCCCCACCAAAAAGAGAGGGTGCCATCTCTGACAATACCAAAGCAGCCCTCAAAGCTGCCCTGCTCAAGTCCCTGAGGAGCCGGCTCAGAG ATGGCCCCAGTGCACCCTTGGAGGCACCTGAACCTCGAAAGCCTGTGACAGCTCAGGAACGCCAGCGAGAGCGAGAAGAGAAGCGTAGACGGCGGCAAGAGAGAGCCAAGGAGCGGGAGAAGCGACGACAAGAGCGGGAGCGCAAGGAAAGGGGGGCTGGTGTCTTGGGGGGCCCCTCTACTGACCCTCTGGCTGGACTGGTGCTTAGTGACAATGACCGAAGCCTGCTAGAGCGGTGGACTCGCATGGCTCGGCCtcctgcccccgcccccgcccccgccccagccccagccccagcgcCGTCCCCTGCCAAATCCGCGAGTCCTCCCACTGGCCCTGTATCCCAGTCCACCGGTCCTCTACAGCCTGCAGGCTCTATTCCTGGTCCTGCCTCCCAGCCCGTTTGCCCACCCCCTGGCCACGCTCCCCAGCCTTGTGGCCCTCCTGGACCTGTCCCTGCCCCACTCCAAACTGCCCCTTCCACTAGCCTTCTGGCCTCTCAGTCACTTGTGCCAACTGGTGGGTTGCCTGGCTCCAATGCCCCAGAAGTTCTGCCTTACTTCCCATCTGGCCCACCACCTCCAGATCCTGGGGGAGCCCCTCAGCCTTCCACATCAGAGTCACCTGATGTCAACCTGGTGACCCAGCAACTATCCAAGTCTCAG GTGGAGGACCCCCTGCCTCCTGTGTTCTCAGGCACTCCAAAGGGCAGTGGGGCTGGCTATGGTGTTGGCTTTGACCTGGAGGAATTCTTAAACCAATCGTTCGATATGGGTGTGGCTGATGGGCCACAGGATGG CCAGGCAGACTCAGCTTCACTCTCAGCCTCCCTCCTTGCTGACTGGCTTGAGGGCCACGGCATGAACCCTGCTGACATCGAGTCTCTGCAGCGCGAGATCCAGATGGATTCCCCAATGCTGCTGGCCGACCTGCCTGACCTCCAGGAGCCCTGA
- the Mfap4 gene encoding microfibril-associated glycoprotein 4 isoform X2, with protein MKALPALPLLLLLLSTPPCAPQASGIRGDALEKACLPQPLDCDDIYAQGYQADGVYLIYPSGPSVPVPVFCDMTTEGGKWTVFQKRFNGSVSFFRGWNDYKLGFGRADGEYWLGLQNLHLLTLKQKYELRVDLEDFENNTAYAKYIDFSISPNAVSAEEDGYSLYVAGFEDGGAGDSLSYHSGQKFSTFDRDQDLFVQNCAALSSGAFWFRSCHFANLNGFYLGGSHLSYANGINWAQWKGFYYSLKRTEMKIRRA; from the exons ATGAAG gctctcccagctctgcctctgctgctgctgctgctctctaCACCTCCCTGTGCCCCCCAGGCCTCCGGGATCCGGGGAGATG CTCTGGAGAAGGCCTGCCTTCCGCAGCCCCTGGACTGTGATGATATCTACGCTCAGGGCTACCAGGCAGATGGCGTGTACCTCATCTACCCCTCTGGCCCCAGTGTGCCAGTGCCTGTCTTTTGTGACATGACAACTGAGGGTGGCAAGTGGACG GTTTTCCAGAAAAGATTCAACGGCTCAGTGAGTTTCTTCCGGGGTTGGAACGACTACAAGCTGGGCTTTGGCCGTGCTGACGGGGAGTACTGGCTGG gGCTGCAGAACCTGCACCTCCTGACACTGAAGCAGAAGTATGAGCTGAGGGTGGACTTGGAAGATTTTGAGAACAACACAGCCTATGCCAAGTATATTGACTTCTCCATCTCCCCCAACGCAGTCAGCGCTGAGGAGGATGGCTATTCCCTCTATGTGGCTGGCTTTGAGGATGGCGGGGCAG GCGACTCCCTGTCCTACCACAGTGGCCAGAAGTTCTCCACCTTCGACCGAGACCAGGACCTCTTCGTGCAGAACTGTGCAGCCCTCTCCTCAGGGGCCTTCTGGTTCAGAAGCTGCCATTTTGCCAATCTCAATGGCTTCTACCTGGGTGGCTCCCACCTCTCTTATGCCAACGGCATCAACTGGGCCCAGTGGAAAGGCTTCTACTACTCCCTCAAGCGCACTGAGATGAAAATTCGTCGGGCCTGA